Genomic window (Festucalex cinctus isolate MCC-2025b chromosome 7, RoL_Fcin_1.0, whole genome shotgun sequence):
taaaaatgtgattCTATTTGTAACTTTAGGGGGAAATTGCTTCAATGGAAACTATAATGTAATTTATAACGTTAACTGTGGCATAATGTGCCTCGTCACCGGTGAGATGCGTATGCTACATTATGCAAGGCTCGATATCAAAATATTTCGACACAAAATCCCTTTTATTTGCCACATGTGCAATTACACAGCGAACATTATTCCCTGGATTAAACTCCTCCCAGCAACCTTGCTGCCTTGGTCAAGGAACTAGAAATATAACCTAGCCAacatgtgtttgtttagttgtggTGGGAAACCGGAGAACCTACCGGACAGCTCACGTAGTAGGAGAACATACAAAGAAGGAGGGAacaaccccccaccaccaccaccaaatcAGGTGTTAAAAACGGCTACGCTGGAATCGAACCAGGAACCGTCTTGAGGCAAGACTCATGCAGGCTGAAATTATTTAAAACAGCAGTAAAAAAGGCAACACGATCCCGAGCAAGATCTTCATACAATTTAGATTCGAACATCAATCATCACCTACTCTAAACGGAGACATTACACAGACATGGTTTAAATGCTCGATCGATGAGACGAGTTCATACGCGCAATACATTATTAGATCCAGTGGCTCAAGAGTTCAGTctcggtcattttttttttctctctcacggTGATCCGGCATTAGTGGACACCGAGAGGTTCGGTTTCTCGGAGCCGGCCTCCGAGCAGGGTGCCAGCCTCCTTTACACCACGTTTCCCACACGCAATTTCTCACGCAATACCTTCGACCAATTGCAGCAGCCACGAGGTAAACGGATGATGCAGCCGTCGTCACGTCACCTTCTCtcactgagagagagagaaaaaaaaaggtttgcccACGTGAGCAAACAGATACAGAATAATAGAGAATAATGCCTACTAGAAACGCCTTTTACAATTTAACAACGTGACTGAGTTATAGTAtgctgatatttcttcacagggcaTTTAGGCCTACTATCATGGTCGATTCAATCATATTCATGTGCTGCACTTGTTTCAAAATGACACACGTGTGCTCCTGTGCATTTCTTGCAGACTGCCAGCATTAACAAGGGAGTGGATAAGAGTAAAAATGAAGGTAGGTGTTCTATTTCTTATTGAAATGACAGTCATAATCTGCAGTAAGGCCATCTGAACATAAGGCCACCTAGTGGACGTTTAATGAACATTTGTATCTTCATAAATGCTTCATATAtgattatatatacacatgtacagtgtttacattttaaatcgTAAATGTAGTATTTTCCCGTTCTCTAGAGGAGATAGTCAAAGTTCCCAGGATGGTTAAAGGTCTGACTTGGGACTTTGGAGTCCCAATAAAAGAGGTGCAGATTACTCTGCCGGGATATCTGTGATAATTTGCATTGGGAGGAAGTAAGTGTGGCTTTATTTGAAAGCATCTGTTGCAGCAGCAGCTTGCCAGTCAATACATCTGCAGTCAGCCTTGGTTCAGTGTCatatgcttgtttgtttgacaGTAAACGCTGTTGTGCTTAGGCCAAGGTTGGACCCTTTCAATGGTGATGGATGTAGACACCGACATCATCTGAGCACAGGGTCGTGCGATTGTTACTGGGGTGATAGTGTCGGTTTGTGAAGTTCAAGAGCACGCAGGTGGCAGACTTGCTGCTCCTTTTCAAACGCTATCGCGCCACCTGTCAGATTGACAAGAACAACCGCTGGGTTTTTAGCAGTATGGATTTGGTGGTCGAATAAGGCTGTTGAACAAACGTTGAGCTAATTCGAGTCAATGGTTGGTCAGCATTTTGAATTAGTGCACAGTCAATCAATTTGAGTGGATTCTACAATTAGGATCTCAAGGGATCACGTAGTTGTCGTGAACATAAACTAAAAACAGTTAGCTCATTGACTCTCATTAAAGTCACCTGGCATTATTCCAGATACTCAGCCAACACAGAGCTTATTGGGTCACATGTCAGACATGACCTGTGGCGCCGCAGTGCCTGAGGTGAGGCTGCTCTGACCAAGCACAGGGCAGAAGTTTTGCAAAGGGTCGCTGAGGGCTCAGTCGGGTGGGCTGCTGGGTGGATTATTCTCGGCTGCTGTGATGGAAAAGCAGGGACTGAGTCTGTCATTCTAATATTGACTTAACATTTAACAAAGGATGTACTGAAAGCAATTCCAATGCCTAAAAAATGCTCCAAGAGCACCTGGTACTAGGGTTAACAGATACAATGGAAAcaacagaggccccagaattgaaccctgtggaacaccatacgttctgtTATACATGTGTATTAATATTGCGCATATTTGTCCGACCactttacaataataaagaaatcacacgacgtaccatcGCAACAGTCGCAAGtcgattactattattatagtaTTGAAATTGAATGTCCCCTCTTTTTCAGTTATCCAACTCACAGATGTCATCTTGAAGAGTCGATGCCAGCCCAGAGAAATGCTTGTGGACATCTCCCAGGAGTATCCGGAAGACACGGAACACACCTACATCCCTTCCTGTGTAGTGCTCACTCGGTGTGGAGGATGCTGCAATGATGAGGCGATGGAGTGCGTGCCAACGGAAACCCGCAATGTTACGCTGCAAGTGAGTTGAGGATGAACGCCGAAAATGTGAGGATGACCAATCatagcttacctgttttctggaactgagccgtgattggttgttaactgagcaactgtgatgtcattttcactcgacagtaagtggcaaaatggccgcccgcttagatggataaaattgggtggatttttctgcttaattcatattcctttAATGCAATATTAGAATATCGTGTTTGGACTAGTGgtggcacgcacacacaatatattattgtaaataacatttttgggttgacctTCCCTTTAATGTTCAGTTTTATCtgatttaaagggacagtgtgtatatatatttttttccatctagtggtgaacttatCGAATGTAACGACCTAAGTTCGAAGCACGCATTTTGAAGCACTAGAGAGACCATGCTTCCCAAGCCTACCACCCATTACTACAAAGTTCTTCTCCTCCAGCGTGACATATATAATTAGCCATTACTAGACCTTACTAGGCCTGCgattatattaaataaaaatgtacattgcTGTGATAGAACATTTTTTGTATACTATTGAAATTAACATTggtattttaaaatgaatgaacattggaaaagaaaattctagaaattctacacactgtccctttaatgtGAAAATTGTCAGACCACTTTCCGCACGCTTTTCTAGAGCGACAAATTTTCTTTAGAGCAGAGAAAGTGAATCTGCAAGAAATGGCATTCCAAATATGCTTGTTTACTTGACCGTAATGTTTCCAACCATATCCGTGTGGTCAAAGCTTCTCCCGGCTTCTGAACACGCGAGCAATTTGGCATGCAAGGTGGTCGAAGAAGCATGATTGCGCAGACGTTCACGTCTTCAAGTCTTTCCATGAGGGAGTGGCGAGGTCATCGGGTTTATGCACGTGTCCCGAGCAAGCAACCTTGTGGAACAGTTGATATCTTTAAGCTTACCCATTTCTTTGtcatgtcctgttttttttccaaggtaaTGCGGGTCAGATCAATGGTTACGCAACATAAAATTCAGATGAGCTTCACAGAGCATCAAAAGTGTGACTGCAGGTGAGAGAGtctgtttttattcaatttcatcacaagagcaaaaaaaaaagcaaaatctaattttcacgttatttttcattttagattaAAGCCTGAAGTTCAAGCAAAGCAAGAATAGTAagtatgttgtgtgtgtgtttatgtgtgcgtgTCAAGGGGGATTACGGGTtagttgaagattttttttctaaagctcTATGATTTTGCTTGGATGTGTTCTTGTGCTAGAAGTAAAGCAGACTTGCATATTTTCCCCACTGTGTCAGATAGTTTGGCTAAAGATTAATGAATGGTTCCGTCTAGCATTGACATAATACcacaaaataatggaaatatttCTAATTTAAACTTTTAAATGTGATAGACATTGAATGGTCCTCCATTAGGTGGCAGAAGGTGCAATCATGATGTTTATTcatctgttgccattcatacagcaGAATAAGTCATGGCTTCCTGTGAGTATATGAGCTTTGTGTTCAAACTTAgttgtgagtaaattgagacgAGCTCACCATTACTTCAGTCAGTATTTATACCTTTTGTGACATTTTCGTTTGGTGGTGTGCTGTGAGATATTTCTAATGTCAAATGGCTGCCTTAAACCAGTCAAGGTTGGGAAACATTGCAATAGTTCCTCTCACTTTGTCAGGAAGCACATTTGGGACATATTTTGGTTGACCAAAAAGTGACATGTCCAGCCTTAGTGCTACAATTTAGGAATTCCAACACATGCAATCCAGGCCAAGTGCGCGCTTCAGATTCTTTTGTGTTCGAAGTTAGGGATGGGCAGTTGACTTAATAATCTCCTTAACTGATTGTTCGGAACTCTGTGTCATAGTGGAGGTGTGCATGGATGCACTTCCCTGATCATGACAGTCTTTTTAAGACCCCCAAAACTGTGATATTAATTATGgaccatcaattcttcttaaatatcaaggacattataaaaactccacaattccaaattaaattttgtagcagcagtaactggttaaatgatttagtttattaacgAAAGTAACACTTGTCATAATCACATGCTACATAAACAttgacattagggatgtaacgataagggcaatattgtgatatcgtggtattaaaacttccacaatattgtcgtcgtcatgttcacaatatttacacatctgttaaaaaaaagtcaggttgatttccatttgtgcagttctagcaccctctagtggctggtttattagtgcaacttaattttcattagggatgttttggccttctatgtttaaaatctatgctaattgtcagatgaaggggaacctaatttgcttgtgaagcgatcattgtgtgcttgcattagcaagaaagtgcctcaatattgttattagagattgtaggtggttatacgcattgctattatgtacaaaagcacaatattgtgcttttttttttagtatgaacttttttttttttaaacaatattgtgatcttatttaaatatcgccacccccacaatatcgtgataattatcgtatcgtgatatcgtatcaggatatcgtatcgtgatgtttggatatcattacatccctaattgacATCAACAAGAATGTGATGAAAATGAATTGTCTGAAAGTGCAGTAAGTCAAGTCTTTcataaatataagaaaaatctttaaattcacgtgaacatcatatttcaagaaaacagtaaggtACACAATTATGGCCTATtaaaattctctttttttaatgaatttatgggaaaattagatattaaaataatcgatccATGGTTTATGAATTGATATCAAAGTCCAAAAGGAAAAtcttttcaatatttatttttttattttatttttttaaaccagcccTCAGTCAAGGAATGCTGATATTTTGGAGTCGATATTCACTTTCActaaacgggaaaatattggtgacaaaataaataaataaacaccatcTCCAACTCTTAACTTTGTTGAAATGTCTTGAGGCGTATATTTGTTCAACAATTTTTCAGATTTGTAAAatgttgttgaaaaaaaaaaaaaatttgacatttgacaTCTCTGTTCCGAAATTCTAAGAAAagttcagggagctcccaaggtcatcagcatgtcattaaaaaatgaaatgaaaacttaaactggtttctacagtaaataaagtgttccaaaatttccaaatatctgaaatgttaaattttcacttagttttaatttctagCAAAAACAGAagatgcagagagttcccagggtcagcagcattttTCATAAAGTGAACTGAAAGTTTCAATCAATATTTCCCCAAAGTTAACACAGCTTTAGATTGATCTAtgtcagatgaaaaaaaaaaaaaagaccaattgcgatatttgtcaaaatgctttaTATCAGGGCTGATATTCAGTCTATTTCTAATTCATACTGTATACGCGTGTAGCATTTTTCAATGCCGTATCCTGGTCTGCCACTCGTCTTTTTTTACGGCAGCGTTTGTTTCACGGTGTGGCAGTAACAGTGGGAGTGACAGAGGCACCGTCTGCAGCCTGCAGACCACCCGCTGCTGACTGCGCTCTGACTCCAGTTGCACAAATCTAACTACCTCCCCAGTCTAATTGTAGCAACAGGTGTCAGGCACTTAATCTATTTTTACTTCTAGTGCCACAAATAGAGGATGAAAAGAGTGATGAGCGGAGACCTTGTCGGTTAAATCAGTCGACACAAATCACTGTCTTTCGATAACTCCGCCGTCGTCACTTCATTTTCGGGTCAGGTTTTGAGACTCACATTGTAACATGCAGCAGCGGTGTGCACACTTTAAATCGGTCAGTCAGTGAGTGTGTTATTTAGAGTGCAAGAGCATGAACAGGTCCGCATAAATCATTCACGTCTGACTTCCCTACTTAAATGACAAAGCAGAAAAATACTCTGCAAAGAAATGAAGGTGAATAAGCAGTAGGTCAagctatatttaaataaaactccACCTCTCACAGTCAATCCATGCGGACGCATTTATTAATACAGTGACATATACATGTATCCATCTTTCCCACCTCTAACTAGGTCAGGTTTTTAAAGCAGATAAGGGCGAGCGTGCGACCTGTTTTTACGACAGCATCTTAAAAGTTGAAGTATTTAGAAGTCAAGGAGCCATGAGATCTGATTACCAAAGTCAAATCCTTTTGTTGTGAGGCTGAAGTGACCTAAGCTTCACTATGCCGTGTTGGAGGCTTGCCTGTCTCTGTGCGCAGTCAGCTACTAAAGAGGATGCACTCTTTCATCTTTGGTCACAGGGACATACTGTACGTCCAGTTTCACCTCCACGATTTGGATCAATAACCCCCCACCCTGCTAATGACGAGACTCGATGAGAAAGCAGAGGCACTAGTGGTTGATTAGTttcttcttgattttttttttattgattttgccaAGCACCAACCTGCCAGGATGCCCTTCGTTTGCCTTTAATTCCACTTCAGCACTAATGGAGAGAAATGAAGGAAAAGTTTTCTATGATCAAATCTCTAACGTGTATACTCTCATCTGGTCTGTTTTGTCCTGCCCTGATAATTGTTTGCTGCTCTTGCGGCGCATCTTATCTTCTGTCGTGTCTCCTTTTGACTTCAATGATAGGTGTATTTAGAGGCAACAGTCAAGTCTTGcataaatataagaaaaatTCACCGCATGGATTTTTGTAGCCTTGAGGTTTAACTGATAAGTAGAATGCTGTGGGTCATTAAGCATCTGTTTTCAGACAGACGTTTGCAAATCTGATACAGAATTGATCACAATGCCTGGACGTGAGACAAAGCATTCCTCTTTACAGTCTCACTATATCCACCAAACAAGCACAATATATCAAGTTAGTTCTTTGTTTTGTCTCAATGGTGACCTTGCAACTTGGGAGAGCACTTTAACAGATAACGTGACGACTTCAATGTCTAGTTCAAATTAATTAACATTGTATGCCTGCTACAAGTATAAGCTATATATGATCCCTTTGTTTTCATTGGATATTGTGTACAGTATGTTATGTACAGGGTTTGGAGggttactttaaaaatgtatttcgaTACAGTTACTATAGTTACCTGTTATAAAATGTAGCTAGCAACGTAAACCGAGTAATTACTTTTGAATTACAATACCAAAATATGATATACATTTTTAGATTTGTATTTTGATAAAGTCAAATCAAATGAATTGTCTCATAAAAACTatgtattcatatttatttatttaaattaagagTGTGGTTGCGGGCCACTCCCAACTTTCTAATCTTGCTCTAGATTGAGAGCTggatagttagctagctagataactATGATAGCTATCTTGCCAGCtagacagctagctagctagctcgctagatagatagatagatagatagtcgtTGTTATAACAAGTGAAAGGTAAAAAAGAGGAATTAGCTTCAATCCCCCATCTCATacacacatgcgcgcacacacgTGCAAACTTTTGATAGGATAATATGTGACGCAAACAGCGAAAAAGACTCATTGTTTTTTCCCGGTGACAAATTTAGCAGATGATATTGATAATATGGTGTTTAAATAGTAAAGCTGTGGGTGATTGATTCGTAACAGGAAGTATTTAAGCTGCAGCCGTAGGGCTATAGCCTGCTAGCTTCTCCATGGTAACAAGCCGTTCCGGATGAGTTTGACAGCTCACACCTTTGTTTGTAAATTTTATAAGCCAAAATGGTGACCATCCATTCTCTTTGAGTCACTTTTGAACCTGACCAAGCTAAAAACACAGGTAACCAGCGAGTGAACTGTCTGATTTACTTGTTGGCCAACAAAAACCTTACGTGGGACGACCACTGAGCAAACTGAAAGCTTGTTTGGCCAACAAGTTTGAGAGCAGAGTCGAGGAATTGACTGCATTTTCTCTCTCGTCGCATTAAAAGTCCAATCGTGTAAAATAAtctcaattttaaataaatgtacctGTAATCTGATTACGCGTTTTTTTTCGGTAACTGTAACGGAATACAgtttatattttttcctgaaTAAATAACGCTGGTACAAGCTCCTTCAACAAAGTGTGTCACTTGATACtgaagcaaaataacaaaatcaaTCTAATAAACAAGTATTTTCAGCTTGACATGACATAAATTTATTGCAGAAGCCTTGGCACTCACCGTGTCATTTTACACAAATACACATCGTGACCATGTATGAACTTGTGTCATTCCTGGAGGAGATGAGACAAAGGTCTTGTTATGCGGGGGCCAAAGGGCACAAGGATCCCAGAGTTGCTGGATTAGTCCAGTGCTGAAATGTCAAATCTGAGCCACAAATCTTGTCTGCGCATACATTTTCTTCACTCAGCAATCTTGATCAATAAGCCGATGAGGGGCGGGTTGGGATATTGCAGGCATTTGGGATTTTGGGATTTTGCATGAGTGTCTGTGTCTGTCCTTTCTGCCGAATTCGCTCTGTAGCTTagatctctctctttctcttttgtCTCTCCTTTTTGCTTCCCTTGCAGCCAGTGTGCGCCTTGTTCAGAGAGAAGAAAGCGCTTGTTTGTGCAGGACCCTCTCACCTGTAAATGCTCCTGCAAATTCACACAATTAGACTGCAAGTCCAGGCAGCTTGAATTAAACGAAAGAACTTGCAGGTTTGTTTACCATACGTACGATAAACAAcgtgtcttgaaaaaaaatatatatacatatcc
Coding sequences:
- the vegfaa gene encoding vascular endothelial growth factor A-A translates to MNFVFSLVQILLAAVLHLSTVKTASINKGVDKSKNEVIQLTDVILKSRCQPREMLVDISQEYPEDTEHTYIPSCVVLTRCGGCCNDEAMECVPTETRNVTLQVMRVRSMVTQHKIQMSFTEHQKCDCRLKPEVQAKQEYQCAPCSERRKRLFVQDPLTCKCSCKFTQLDCKSRQLELNERTCRCDKLRR